A part of Oncorhynchus clarkii lewisi isolate Uvic-CL-2024 chromosome 17, UVic_Ocla_1.0, whole genome shotgun sequence genomic DNA contains:
- the LOC139369883 gene encoding vasopressin V2 receptor-like, producing the protein MTFFTSNNSNISLETELAEDVPRDERLARVEIALLSIIFFSAAMLNFVLLLVLWKRRKQLSRMRVFVFHLCLADLVVTFFQVCPQLMWDVTDRFIGPDIMCRLVKYMQVVGMFASTYMIVVMTIDRYQAICNPMVTFQRRRASWNVPVCVAWSVSLFGSLPQLFIFSRVQIAPGVYDCWADFIKPWGLKAYVTWTTLVIFVLPILTVIVCQVRICRAVQINFHMKTHQASEIVTKPLHSRTSSVAGVSKARIKTVKMTVVIVLVYIICWTPFFTVQLWSVWDVQAPTETATFSILMLLASLNSCANPCIYLLFSGKLPKRLMAVCVSQSDIKDSIQEEATVVSSLYISFKSLSESR; encoded by the exons ATGACTTTCTTTACTTCAAATAATAGTAATATAAGTTTGGAAACGGAATTGGCAGAAGATGTGCCTCGTGATGAGCGCTTGGCTCGAGTTGAAATAGCCCTTTTGAGCATCATATTTTTCAGTGCCGCAATGTTAAACTTTGTACTGCTATTGGTGCTGTGGAAGCGGAGGAAGCAGCTGTCGAGGATGCGCGTCTTTGTTTTTCACCTTTGCCTGGCAGACCTGGTGGTCACCTTTTTCCAAGTTTGTCCGCAGCTGATGTGGGATGTAACGGACAGATTCATTGGTCCTGACATAATGTGCCGCCTGGTGAAATACATGCAGGTCGTTGGCATGTTTGCCTCCACTTACATGATTGTAGTGATGACCATTGATCGCTACCAAGCCATCTGTAACCCCATGGTGACTTTCCAAAGGCGCAGAGCGAGCTGGAACGTGCCTGTGTGCGTTGCATGGTCCGTGTCCCTCTTCGGCAGTCTCCCTCAACTGTTCATCTTCTCCCGAGTTCAAATTGCGCCTGGTGTCTATGACTGCTGGGCTGACTTCATCAAACCTTGGGGACTAAAAGCTTACGTGACCTGGACCACTCTGGTGATATTTGTGTTGCCAATCTTAACTGTTATCGTTTGCCAGGTGCGTATTTGCCGAGCTGTTCAAATCAACTTTCACATGAAAACACATCAAGCATCGGAAATTGTCACCAAACCTCTGCACTCCAGGACCAGTAGTGTTGCTGGAGTGTCCAAAGCCAGGATTAAGACCGTGAAGATGACTGTGGTTATTGTTCTTGTCTACATTATCTGTTGGACTCCTTTCTTCACTGTCCAGCTGTGGTCTGTCTGGGATGTCCAAGCACCCACTGAGA CTGCAACTTTCTCTATCCTGATGCTTCTGGCAAGTCTGAACAGCTGTGCAAACCCCTGCATCTACCTGCTCTTCAGCGGGAAGCTCCCCAAGAGACTCATGGCGGTGTGTGTTAGCCAGTCGGACATTAAGGACTCCATACAAGAAGAAGCCACTGTGGTCAGCTCCTTGTACATCAGTTTTAAGAGCCTTTCCGAATCCAGATGA
- the LOC139371281 gene encoding CCA tRNA nucleotidyltransferase 1, mitochondrial — MWGRILNPVVSSRVRLTWSARSLFTMQLKTTEFKSLFSDGLNGIAEIFEKHKFELRIAGGAVRDLLSGKRPEDVDFATTATPEEMKSMFQNAGIRMINNKGEKHGTITARLHNENFEVTTLRVDVETDGRHAEVEFTTDWQKDAERRDLTINSMFLGLDGTLYDYFQGYEDLKNRKVQFVGCAEQRIQEDYLRILRYFRFYGRVSVKAAEHDPATLEAIRENARGLAAISGERIWVELKKMVVGNHAAHLLKVMYELGLAQYIGLPAEGDVEEMKRIWEHVKDHSPKPVTVLSALFRCSQDVEKMDLRLKVSREEKNLGLFLVKHRQDLHKSQDDPDSLKPYTDFIIDSREVDAQSKVCELLKYQGEDKLLAEMSRWSIPRFPVSGHDLRKMGITSGKEIGTTLQNLRDVWKRSRYQMDKDELLCHVNKT, encoded by the exons ATGTGGGGGAGAATCCTGAATCCTGTGGTGAGTAGCAGAGTTCGTCTCACTTGGAGTGCCAGAAGTCTCTTCACCATGCAGCTGAAGACTACAGAGTTCAAGTCTTTATTCAGCGATGGACTGAATGGCATAGCAG AGATCTTTGAGAAGCACAAGTTTGAGCTGAGGATAGCAGGGGGTGCTGTGAGGGACCTCTTGTCTGGGAAGCGGCCAGAGGATGTGGACTTTGCGACCACAGCAACACCAGAGGAGATGAAGAGCATGTTCCAGAATGCAGGGATCAGGATGATCAACAATAAAGGGGAGAAGCATGGGACCATCACTGCTCGA CTTCACAATGAGAACTTTGAAGTGACCACACTGCGTGTAGATGTTGAGACGGATGGACGTCATGCAGAGGTAGAGTTCACAACAGACTGGCAAAAAGACGCAGAGCGTAGAGACCTCACCATCAACTCCATGTTTTTAG GGTTAGATGGGACCCTATATGATTACTTCCAAGGATATGAGGACCTCAAGAACCGAAAGGTTCAGTTTGTTGGCTGTGCTGAGCAAAGGATTCAGGAGGACTACTTGAGAATATTACGATACTTCAG GTTTTATGGCCGGGTGTCAGTAAAGGCAGCAGAACATGACCCTGCCACCTTGGAGGCCATCAGGGAAAACGCCCGTGGCCTGGCAGCCATATCAGGGGAGCGCATCTGGGTTGAGCTGAAGAAGATGGTGGTGGGTAACCATGCTGCCCACCTACTAAAGGTCATGTATGAGCTGGGCCTGGCTCAGTACATAG GTTTACCTGCAGAGGGCGACGTGGAGGAGATGAAGCGGATCTGGGAGCATGTGAAGGACCATTCTCCCAAGCCTGTGACTGTTCTGTCGGCCCTGTTCCGCTGCTCCCAGGATGTGGAGAAGATGGACCTGAGGCTGAAGGTCTCCAGGGAGGAGAAGAACCTGGGTCTGTTCCTGGTCAAACACAGACAGGACCTCCATAAGTCCCAGGATGATCCAGACAGCCTGAAGCCCTACACTGACTTTATCATCGAT AGTCGGGAGGTGGATGCTCAGAGTAAAGTATGTGAACTGCTCAAGTACCAGGGAGAGGACAAGTTACTGGCAGAGATGAGCAGATGGTCCATTCCTCGCTTCCCTGTGAGTGGGCATGACTTGAGGAAGATGGGCATCACCTCAGGCAAGGAGATCGGTACTACCCTACAGAACCTACGAGACGTGTGGAAAAGGAGCCGTTACCAGATGGACAAAGACGAGCTGCTTTGTCATGTTAACAAGACATAA
- the LOC139369884 gene encoding PRA1 family protein 3-like, producing the protein MARVELTPLKPWDDFFPGSDRFAKPDARDLPRWNNRVVNNLLYYQTNYFTMAIIVFLIVGFLNPMGMFMGMAVVSLVFLGSVWAGENKAMIKDFKRQNPTLFVMAVMVASYFLMSLFDGVMVFMFGITFPILLIFVHASLRLRNMKNKLENKIEGAGLKKSPMGILLEALGQQEESLQKIQEFLEGKPKEG; encoded by the exons ATGGCTAGGGTAGAACTCACACCGCTGAAACCCTGGGACGATTTCTTCCCAGGTTCCGACCGATTTGCTAAACCAGACGCGAGAGATTTACCTAGATGGAACAACAGGGTTGTCAACAACTTGCTTTATTATCAGACAAACTATTTTACAATGGCTATCATTGTTTTCCTTATTGTGGG GTTTCTCAACCCTATGGGGATGTTCATGGGCATGGCAGTGGTGTCGCTGGTCTTCCTGGGCTCAGTGTGGGCTGGAGAGAATAAGGCCATGATCAAAGACTTTAAGAGGCAGAACCCCACATTATTTGTCATGGCAGTGATGGTAGCCAGCTACTTTCTTATGTCTCTCTTCGATGGTGTCATGGTCTTCATGTTTGGGATCACATTTCCTATTCTCT TGATCTTTGTACACGCCTCACTTCGACTTCGCAACATGAAGAATAAACTGGAGAATAAGATAGAGGGGGCGGGGCTGAAGAAGTCACCAATGGGTATTCTACTGGAGGCGCTGGGCCAGCAGGAAGAGAGCCTGCAGAAGATCCAGGAGTTCCTTGAGGGGAAACCCAAGGAAGGATGA